One genomic window of Muntiacus reevesi chromosome 4, mMunRee1.1, whole genome shotgun sequence includes the following:
- the KLHL18 gene encoding kelch-like protein 18 isoform X2, with the protein MVEDGAEELEDLVHFSVSELPSRGYGVMEEIRRQGKLCDVTLKIGDHKFSAHRIVLAASIPYFHAMFTNDMMECKQDEIVMQGMDPSALEALINFAYNGHLAIDQQNVQSLLMGASFLQLQSIKDACCTFLRERLHPKNCLGVRQFAETMMCALLYDAANSFTHQHFVEVSMSEEFLALPLEDVLELVSRDELNVKSEEQVFEAVLAWVRYDRDQRGPCLPELLSNIRLPLCRPQFLSDRVQQDDLVRCCHKCRDLVDEAKDYHLMPERRPHLPAFRTRPRCCTSIAGLIYAVGGLNSAGDSLNVVEVFDPVANRWEKCHPMSTARSRVGVAVVNGLLYAIGGYDGQLRLSTVEVYNPETDTWTRVRSMNSKRSAMGTVVLDGQIYVCGGYDGNSSLSSVETYSPETDKWTVVTPMSSNRSAAGVTVFEGRIYVSGGHDGLQIFSSVEHYNHHTATWHPAAGMLNKRCRHGAASLGSKMFVCGGYDGSGFLSIAEVYSSVADQWCLIVPMLTRRSRVSLVASCGRLYAVGGYDGQSNLSSVEMYDPDTDRWTFMAPMACHEGGVGVGCIPLLTI; encoded by the exons ATCGGGGACCACAAATTCAGTGCTCACCGGATCGTCTTAGCAGCCTCTATCCCGTATTTCCATGCTATGTTTACAAATGACATGATGGAGTGCAAGCAGGATGAGATTGTAATGCAAGGAATGGACCCAAG TGCCCTGGAAGCTCTGATCAACTTTGCCTACAACGGCCACCTCGCCATTGACCAGCAGAATGTGCAGTCGTTGCTGATGGGAGCGAGTTTCCTGCAGCTGCAGAGCATCAAAGACGCCTGCTGCACGTTCCTCCGAGAACG GCTTCACCCCAAGAACTGCCTGGGTGTCCGCCAGTTTGCCGAGACCATGATGTGCGCCCTGCTCTACGACGCGGCCAACAGCTTCACGCACCAGCACTTTGTGGAGGTGTCCATGTCGGAGGAGTTCCTGGCCCTGCCCCTGGAGGACGTGCTCGAGCTGGTGTCTCGGGACGAGCTGAACGTGAAGTCGGAGGAGCAG GTCTTTGAGGCCGTGCTGGCCTGGGTCAGATACGACCGGGATCAGAGGGGACCCTGCCTGCCCGAGCTGCTCTCCAATATCCGCCTGCCCCTCTGCCGGCCCCAGTTCCTGTCGGACCGCGTGCAGCAGGATGACCTGGTGCGTTGCTGCCACAAGTGCAG GGACCTGGTAGATGAAGCAAAGGACTATCACCTCATGCCGGAGCGCCGGCCCCACCTGCCGGCTTTCAGAACTCGGCCTCGCTGCTGCACATCCATCGCTGGGCTCATCTATGCCGTGGGGGGCCTCAACTCAGCAG GTGACTCCCTGAATGTGGTGGAAGTGTTTGACCCCGTCGCCAACCGCTGGGAGAAGTGCCATCCCATGAGCACAGCCCGCAGCCGCGTCGGCGTGGCCGTGGTGAACGGGCTCCTCTACGCCATCGGCGGGTACGATGGCCAGCTGCGGCTGAGCACCGTGGAGGTCTACAACCCGGAGACGGACACGTGGACGCGCGTGAGGAGCATGAACAGCAAGAGAAG TGCCATGGGGACGGTCGTGCTGGATGGACAGATCTACGTCTGTGGTGGCTACGATGGCAACTCTTCTCTCAGCTCTGTGGAGACCTACTCACCTGAGACAGACAA GTGGACAGTGGTGACCCCGATGAGCTCGAACCGCAGTGCCGCGGGGGTTACAGTCTTCGAGGGCAGGATCTATGTGTCGGGCGGCCACGACGGTTTGCAGATCTTCAGCAGT GTGGAGCACTACAACCACCACACGGCCACGTGGCACCCGGCGGCCGGCATGCTCAACAAGCGCTGCCGCCACGGGGCCGCCTCTCTGGGAAGCAAGATGTTCGTGTGCGGGGGCTACGACGGCTCAGGCTTCCTCAGCATCGCCGAGGTGTACAGCTCGGTGGCGGACCAGTGGTGCTTGATCGTGCCCATGCTCACGCGCCGGAGCCGGGTCTCGCTGGTGGCCAGCTGCGGGCGGCTCTACGCCGTGGGGGGCTACGACGGACAGTCCAACCTGAGCTCGGTGGAGATGTACGACCCGGACACGGACCGCTGGACGTTCATGGCCCCCATGGCCTGCCACGAGGGCGGGGTCGGTGTGGGCTGCATCCCTCTGCTCACCATCTAA
- the KLHL18 gene encoding kelch-like protein 18 isoform X1, which translates to MVEDGAEELEDLVHFSVSELPSRGYGVMEEIRRQGKLCDVTLKIGDHKFSAHRIVLAASIPYFHAMFTNDMMECKQDEIVMQGMDPSALEALINFAYNGHLAIDQQNVQSLLMGASFLQLQSIKDACCTFLRERLHPKNCLGVRQFAETMMCALLYDAANSFTHQHFVEVSMSEEFLALPLEDVLELVSRDELNVKSEEQVFEAVLAWVRYDRDQRGPCLPELLSNIRLPLCRPQFLSDRVQQDDLVRCCHKCRDLVDEAKDYHLMPERRPHLPAFRTRPRCCTSIAGLIYAVGGLNSAANFYAGDSLNVVEVFDPVANRWEKCHPMSTARSRVGVAVVNGLLYAIGGYDGQLRLSTVEVYNPETDTWTRVRSMNSKRSAMGTVVLDGQIYVCGGYDGNSSLSSVETYSPETDKWTVVTPMSSNRSAAGVTVFEGRIYVSGGHDGLQIFSSVEHYNHHTATWHPAAGMLNKRCRHGAASLGSKMFVCGGYDGSGFLSIAEVYSSVADQWCLIVPMLTRRSRVSLVASCGRLYAVGGYDGQSNLSSVEMYDPDTDRWTFMAPMACHEGGVGVGCIPLLTI; encoded by the exons ATCGGGGACCACAAATTCAGTGCTCACCGGATCGTCTTAGCAGCCTCTATCCCGTATTTCCATGCTATGTTTACAAATGACATGATGGAGTGCAAGCAGGATGAGATTGTAATGCAAGGAATGGACCCAAG TGCCCTGGAAGCTCTGATCAACTTTGCCTACAACGGCCACCTCGCCATTGACCAGCAGAATGTGCAGTCGTTGCTGATGGGAGCGAGTTTCCTGCAGCTGCAGAGCATCAAAGACGCCTGCTGCACGTTCCTCCGAGAACG GCTTCACCCCAAGAACTGCCTGGGTGTCCGCCAGTTTGCCGAGACCATGATGTGCGCCCTGCTCTACGACGCGGCCAACAGCTTCACGCACCAGCACTTTGTGGAGGTGTCCATGTCGGAGGAGTTCCTGGCCCTGCCCCTGGAGGACGTGCTCGAGCTGGTGTCTCGGGACGAGCTGAACGTGAAGTCGGAGGAGCAG GTCTTTGAGGCCGTGCTGGCCTGGGTCAGATACGACCGGGATCAGAGGGGACCCTGCCTGCCCGAGCTGCTCTCCAATATCCGCCTGCCCCTCTGCCGGCCCCAGTTCCTGTCGGACCGCGTGCAGCAGGATGACCTGGTGCGTTGCTGCCACAAGTGCAG GGACCTGGTAGATGAAGCAAAGGACTATCACCTCATGCCGGAGCGCCGGCCCCACCTGCCGGCTTTCAGAACTCGGCCTCGCTGCTGCACATCCATCGCTGGGCTCATCTATGCCGTGGGGGGCCTCAACTCAGCAG CAAATTTTTATGCAGGTGACTCCCTGAATGTGGTGGAAGTGTTTGACCCCGTCGCCAACCGCTGGGAGAAGTGCCATCCCATGAGCACAGCCCGCAGCCGCGTCGGCGTGGCCGTGGTGAACGGGCTCCTCTACGCCATCGGCGGGTACGATGGCCAGCTGCGGCTGAGCACCGTGGAGGTCTACAACCCGGAGACGGACACGTGGACGCGCGTGAGGAGCATGAACAGCAAGAGAAG TGCCATGGGGACGGTCGTGCTGGATGGACAGATCTACGTCTGTGGTGGCTACGATGGCAACTCTTCTCTCAGCTCTGTGGAGACCTACTCACCTGAGACAGACAA GTGGACAGTGGTGACCCCGATGAGCTCGAACCGCAGTGCCGCGGGGGTTACAGTCTTCGAGGGCAGGATCTATGTGTCGGGCGGCCACGACGGTTTGCAGATCTTCAGCAGT GTGGAGCACTACAACCACCACACGGCCACGTGGCACCCGGCGGCCGGCATGCTCAACAAGCGCTGCCGCCACGGGGCCGCCTCTCTGGGAAGCAAGATGTTCGTGTGCGGGGGCTACGACGGCTCAGGCTTCCTCAGCATCGCCGAGGTGTACAGCTCGGTGGCGGACCAGTGGTGCTTGATCGTGCCCATGCTCACGCGCCGGAGCCGGGTCTCGCTGGTGGCCAGCTGCGGGCGGCTCTACGCCGTGGGGGGCTACGACGGACAGTCCAACCTGAGCTCGGTGGAGATGTACGACCCGGACACGGACCGCTGGACGTTCATGGCCCCCATGGCCTGCCACGAGGGCGGGGTCGGTGTGGGCTGCATCCCTCTGCTCACCATCTAA